Part of the uncultured Desulfobacter sp. genome, GAATAAAAAGGCAATGATAATGGTCTGAACCCGGCGGTCCGGAGAGATGGTGGTAAAACCGTAGGAGATGGTCTCCATGGCCCCGCTTTCTCTCAGGGTATACAGGATGAGAATGGCACCGAACACGATGATCAATACGTTAACGGCACTGCCGAACCCGCTCAAAGTCGAGGCGGCCACAAGGCCTGCCGGCATTTTCCAAAGGGTTGCCCCGATCAGGGCGCAGACCAGCCATGCCAAAGGCATGGCCCGGGTGGCGGGCCACCTCAATCCAACCATAAAGATTAACACCAGGGCAATGGGAATAAACGCAATTAATGCTGATAAGCTAAGTGACAAACCTCTTCTCCTTCTCATCCAAAAATATGGGACCCTTGGCGCCTGATCGACTGCTTGGTTCCGCTGTATATGCCGGTCCGGGTCGTTAAATGTATCGCGGCGATTCGACGGAACCATACCCCATCTGCCGCATGCCTGGTGCATCTAATACAAAATTTGTGCCGAGGTATACAAGGCTTTGAAAATATGGATAATTTCTATTTTAGTCCATTTTTGCAGACTTGACAAATCCACAAAAAGTCCGGAAAAACGGACTGTCCAATCCGACCGGTCTTGAAAAACGGACAACCTAAAATCAGGGTATTTTCCGGATAGAAGGAAAAGATTTAACAAGGAATCACACATGCAAGATTTCAAATGCGGTTCACGATATTGACGTCATCCATGTACACTGGATTTTGAATCTTGAATTAAGATATCTGGTTGAGGTGGATGAATTGATAGGCCAGCCTGGTCCATCAATAACCAGGCTCAGCCCACAATTAAAGTTGAAAGATCTGTGTTACTTTCGTAGAATTCTATATAACCCCCATGTCATAGCGGACACAACGAAGCATGAAACACTTGCAAATTTTGAAAAATGGTCATAGCTATCAAATTTTTTTTCGACCAAGAAAAATATAAGGAGATAGCCATGACCAAGAGATCGAAAAATAGCACATTAATCCAAATCGTTCACCCAATTTGTTGTGGTTTGGATGTTCACAAAGACAAAATTTCGGCCTGTTTAATCACTGTTGATGATAATGGGAAAGAACAGCATGAGATTCGAGAGTTTTCATCATTTACTCAAGATTTGCAAAAAATGAAAACATGGTTGATTAAAAATAGCTGTCCTGTAGTGGCAATGGAAAGTACCGGCGTATATTGGCATCCAGTTTATAACACCATCGAAGATACGATGGAAGTTGTTTTGGTGAATGCCAGGCATATTAAAAATGTTCCCGGCAGAAAAACAGACATCTGTGACAGTAAATGGCTTGCCGGACTGCTTCGTCATGGGTTGGTAAAAGGGAGTTTTATCCCTCCCGAACAGGTCCGTGAATGGCGTGCATTAAGCCGATTGAGAAAGATATATACAGAATCTCTCGCTGATTATAAGCGACGTGTTCATAAACTATTTATCACGGCAAATATTAAAATTGATTCGGTCGTTTCTGATCTGTTCGGGCTTACCGGTTTGAATCTCATTGATTTGT contains:
- a CDS encoding transposase, encoding MTKRSKNSTLIQIVHPICCGLDVHKDKISACLITVDDNGKEQHEIREFSSFTQDLQKMKTWLIKNSCPVVAMESTGVYWHPVYNTIEDTMEVVLVNARHIKNVPGRKTDICDSKWLAGLLRHGLVKGSFIPPEQVREWRALSRLRKIYTESLADYKRRVHKLFITANIKIDSVVSDLFGLTGLNLIDLLPKKCSA